A single genomic interval of Theropithecus gelada isolate Dixy chromosome 16, Tgel_1.0, whole genome shotgun sequence harbors:
- the LOC112609918 gene encoding 60S ribosomal protein L36a-like gives MVNVPKTRRTFCKKCGKHQLHKVTQYKRGKDSLYAQGKQRYDRKQSGYGGQTKPIFRKKAKTTKKIVLRLECVEPNCRSKRMLAVKRCKHFELGGDKKRKGQVIQF, from the coding sequence ATGGTTAACGTCCCTAAAACCCGCCGGACTTTCTGTAAGAAGTGTGGCAAGCACCAACTCCACAAAGTGACACAGTACAAGAGGGGCAAGGATTCTCTGTATGCCCAGGGAAAGCAGCGTTATGACAGGAAGCAGAGTGGCTATGGTGGGCAAACTAAGCCGATTTTCCGGAAAAAggctaaaactacaaagaagattGTGCTAAGGCTTGAGTGCGTTGAGCCCAACTGCAGATCTAAGAGAATGCTAGCTGTTAAAAGATGTAAGCATTTTGAACTGGGAGGAGATAAGAAGAGAAAGGGCCAAGTGATCCAGTTCTAA